AATGGAAGCttccttctgtttttttttttttttttgatctgcaagCTTCCTTCTGattaggacatgttttgatgatttttgtgACTGCGCTATCAGCTCAAGTTTGGCAATCTTGAGAGGAGATGCCACTGGTGCACTGAACAAGGCCATATACCACATCGATCAGGGTCCCGAGCTTGACTAGTGAAGAGAAAATCGGGGAGAGAAGATTTGGCAGCAAGTGAGGAGAGGGTGAGATTAAGGTTCTCTTCATAGGCACTTCCGGAAGTGGAATTAGAGTCCTAATTGCATATGGCAATGCAGAAGTAGTAGAAGGAGAACAAGAGAAAGAATGAATATAGAACCAGATAGACACCAGTATCTTTTTCATTATGATATTGTGTGTTGAAGATCTGGAAGAACCGAAACAGAAAACAAGGGCGGAACCAGAAATTTATTTCGCCCTAGGCTAACTCAAATTTTATATTCATGAACCAAAAAGAGGCAAACTCATACTACTTGCGCGGCTCCACATTGGTGGGTTTATATAAAGAAAATTTCTGACACCCAATACAAAATCCTAGAGCCGCCACTGATcgtacataaatatataaatgttcaaaataaataaaagaaaagtacaaaaaagcaTACGCTATCTAAAGTACCCTACGATGTTTCACAGAGTAAACATCATCTATAAAAATCATGTATAAATGTACATTATTTAAGTTGTACCCTACGATGTTTGATTGGTTGGTTGGACTGAATGGGATGGTGGGGTGGGTTGAGAACAAAAATGATTTGGGCTAAAAATATTTAGACtgaaatatatattacatataattttatttttttggagccTTTTGAAGGTACACCTGGGCTACAGCCCAAGGGAGCCCTCCCATGGTTCCGCCATTGAGAAAATCTAAAGCAACAAACTGATGTAAACCAACCTCTCTGTTTTCTTGACGAATAAAAGCACAACCATTTCCATCAATAGCTATGATCAAGACCAGCTAGCCTAGTTGGAAAACTAAGTTAACAAGCTACCGGAAATAACCTAACAATTGCAGAGACGGGTAAAATTCCCAAGAACAAGTCAAATAGATTGTTATCATAATTTAAAACTCGAGAACTATTTCCGTCGTCCTATCAATTTTGAATCTCCAACAAGAATCATAAATCAATGGGAGATTCGAGGTATATGTATCAACAGACATTTTCCTCATGTCTGTATGAGATGGAGACATAACAGAGGCCAACTTCCATAATCTTTTTTGTCAAATTCAAGAAGTTACAGTAGAGGGCAAACGTGGAACTCAATTCGGACTAATAATTTTGAGTCCCGCTCATCTATCCCACCAAGCAAGAAATCCTACGCATTCTATACTCTCTACAACAGCTTGAGCTTAATCGGGTTTATCACTTCCCTAACAATCATCTACTGTATTAACTAGTTCACGTACGAAAATGCCTGTGAGACATAAGCGTGTGAAACCAATTGTGCTTCGGCATTGACCGTGTGCTTTTAGATACAACAGACGGTCATGAAGGAACCTCTAATATTGCTACGGATGCATGTAAATCAACTCTTCTTCCCCGCATTCTCTAATGGAGATTTCCATTACTTTCCCAGCTGTTGAGGGCAGTAAATCACAACACTGCCGTCTCGGTGCCTGCAACTGGGTAAAAGAAAACACATGTGAGAAGAATATAAGCCGAAATTAAACATTAGTTTCCTCCATTGACATGCTGGTGAACAAAATACACAACACCACATTGGATAAATCGCTTCTTCATAAGGCTGGCATACTCCACAGTCCACACCTACTGAAGATGCGGAACCCCCCAGCTTTGTTCGAGAGTTACTAGTTTatacaatgttctaaaagtttGCTAGTCGGGCGGTCAGCCACCTTCGAACTTCGAGGCCTAGTAATTGGCGATCAATCGGCCCATAGCAATTAATCAGCGATTAATCGGCACATAGCAATTAATCGGATATGCTCCGGCAGCGATTAATTCCAATTTTTAGAACACCGGATTTATATTGTGCTTTATTTGGTGTTTGTAGCATTCCTGATGGGCTAATAATCCTTTATTTTCAACGCTCTTGGTATAAAGTTGCAATTCATTCTCAATGCAGTAGCAGAAGGATTGTCACTTTCAAACTTAAACCCAATAaattgagaaaatcttatttacgaagtatttacggagctcaatctcacgtgtccaaaagtatttcggacggtccggattaaaaataaattattaccgtcaaaaaaaattaataccgataatagtttaaaaacatatctcaatcattgattgtcgagacaGAGGATGTGATTCCGCAGTTTGTGAATCCCCTATACACAAAGCCGAATAAGTCATTCTCCAATGAATTAGTGCAAAAAAGGCGAAAATAAGTACCTGTTTGACACCAAGCTCCAGCTTCCTCGACACCACTCGAACCTCCTCAAGCTTCCTTGGGGAAGTCAACGCATCAAACGAGCAATTCTCAACAGTCATCCTCCTATACCTACTCTCCACAACCCCATCACCACCCCAACCCGCCCCGTCGAAGTAGAACACAACGGGCCTACGACACGGGTCGGGGTGTCGAGCCCTTGTGTCAAACCTGAACGACTCGCCCAATGCATGGCCCCTCTTCCACGGCCCGAACGTCTGTTCGGTCCGGATCATGTCGGGCAAGAAAACGTGGGTGGCAAACACTTGGACGGCGTAGCCCCACGAGACGGAGACGGTCCACGAGAACCACCGGTCGTAGCAGACGGTTTGCTGGAGGAGGCGGTGAGGGTCGAGTTTGGAGGCTTGGAGCAGGTGGTTTAAGGCGTTTGTGGTGGTCATGTTCGGGAAGATCGGGTCGGTGTGGTCAAGGTGGTGGAGGGAGATTAGCGGCGTGTTTGGATGCGCTGCTAAGAGACCGAATATGTTGCCCCTGACGTCCATCTGCATCATTATAGCAAAATATTGTAGTACTTACCAAAAATATGTCCAAAGAAAAATGCCATGGACATAGATATTCGTGAACAGATCCGGATACAGAGGTGTTCGAAACCATGCGATGAGGGTAGGTGTTTGAAATCGTCTGATTTGCATGGGTCTCATGTTCATTGTATAAGACCACGTATATCGAACGGTTCTTGATACAAATGCATTCAGATCTATTTATGAAAAACGGCGTTCGTAGCATTGCTTATATCAGTTTCTCATTCTTTATTATACTACAGTTTTTAAACTTGTGAAATTCATCATTCAGTTttcatcatttattttttagcttttagttttcagcacttaatttttagcttttttgAACTACACCTTCATGCGACTCTCGTATTTAtggagtacatttttttttagtgcATAAAATCTCTCGAGATTGTCTTATTCACGGAGCAGTCGTGAATAAGATATTCACCGAGGGGTGCGATCTGAGCTGTCCGTTCcggttttggacggtccggatttaaataaaactttcatttaaatccggaccgtccaaaaccgGAACGAACTCATGCGAATCACCTTTGTAAATCCCTGTTCACGGAAGCTCTGTTAAAAAAGATTTTTCCAACATCTCCCACCTCTTTTAAGTATTTTGGAAGTTTGGTAATGGGATTGTATACCTGGTGGAAACCGGGCTCGTGAGTCAGCCCAATGCCAAGCTCAGCAATACAGGCATGAACCCTACCATCACTTCCATACAAATGCGGATACCTCTCCAAGCACGAATCAAAAACACTCGCCAAAACCTTAGCCAGTGGGTAACTTATCGCAAAACCTGCCCCGCCAAACGCCATGTCAAACGAGAAGAATTTGTTCTGCAAAACAATCTCTGAATTCGTCCCGACGTAATGCCACAGCACATGATCATACTTGGACAGAGTCTTCACCAGATTCTCGGCAAAGAACACCGTATCGTCATCCCCGAACACGAACCACCGCACATCCGAATGGTTCAGAGCCACGGTCTCCGAGACCACTCGGGCGACCCGTATCGCCGACCGGAGCCCGCCCCGGTACGTGTACTGAAACCGGGTCGTGTTTTCCGATATGCATATCGGAGGCAGAGAACTGGAGTCGGAGTCATTATCTGGGGCCGCGTTCGGGGGCATGTTATCCAAGAACACGCACCCCCGCATCCGATTAGGCCTCCACCAGAGCTTAACGTACTCTTTCCTTTTCAGCCACGAGTTTCCGTTCGACGCGATACCAAAAACGACGTGATCGATAGAGGTCTCTTGCGAAGATACGGCGCGAGGCGAAGTTAAGCTCACCATATTAGAAGTGTGGAGGAGGACGAGAGACAGGAAGAGGTAGATGATGCACAAGGAAGAGGAGATTAAGATGAAGTTTATGAGACGAGAGGAAGAGTTTGGTGTTTTGGGGGATAATAGGGGAAGAAGCTGCATTGTTTTTCAAGGGAATTGGGAGAAGGGTTTAGTTTTATTTCGGGAGCTGATAAGGAAGGATTGTTTTTGTTGCTATATGAAATGAATGAAATTCTTAGGCAGTCTGTTTTTTAAAGACCGCAATCAGAGGCGAAACCAAAGTGCAGACTGCCTTATTTTGGAGAAATTATCTTGACACCGATCTTGACGTTTCTTAGGTACAATCCCATTTCAACAAGGAAAGTTGGAACTTGGGATGTCATTTCCCATTAACTTATTTAACAAGTTATTCACGGTTCCGCGCAATCTCAGTCGTCTATTTCGACAATCAACGAttcagatttttaaaaaactattcacCATAAGAGTTGAACTATGCTGGCGTATAGttattttaaaatctgaaccgtccaaaatacttttgaacacAAGCGATTGAGCGCCGTAAACAAATGCCCCGTAAAGGAGTTATTCTCTTTTTGAGACACCTGACATGTTTTAGGTTCAGTCCCAATAAAAGAAGGAAAGTTGGAACTTGGGATGTTATTTCCCTAAATAAATTCTTCTGTCAATTAACCAATCTGAACCGTTGGGTGGCTgttaaaataaatttaattatcAGCCATTAAGTAGCGGTTTTTTCAGCCCTCAAATATTGTTACACGTGATATACCGGTGCAACCACAAATTTATACTCCCATC
The sequence above is drawn from the Rhododendron vialii isolate Sample 1 chromosome 6a, ASM3025357v1 genome and encodes:
- the LOC131330631 gene encoding uncharacterized protein LOC131330631 yields the protein MQLLPLLSPKTPNSSSRLINFILISSSLCIIYLFLSLVLLHTSNMVSLTSPRAVSSQETSIDHVVFGIASNGNSWLKRKEYVKLWWRPNRMRGCVFLDNMPPNAAPDNDSDSSSLPPICISENTTRFQYTYRGGLRSAIRVARVVSETVALNHSDVRWFVFGDDDTVFFAENLVKTLSKYDHVLWHYVGTNSEIVLQNKFFSFDMAFGGAGFAISYPLAKVLASVFDSCLERYPHLYGSDGRVHACIAELGIGLTHEPGFHQMDVRGNIFGLLAAHPNTPLISLHHLDHTDPIFPNMTTTNALNHLLQASKLDPHRLLQQTVCYDRWFSWTVSVSWGYAVQVFATHVFLPDMIRTEQTFGPWKRGHALGESFRFDTRARHPDPCRRPVVFYFDGAGWGGDGVVESRYRRMTVENCSFDALTSPRKLEEVRVVSRKLELGVKQLQAPRRQCCDLLPSTAGKVMEISIRECGEEELIYMHP